GGGCGTGCGCTGCGCCGCCGGGCAGTTCGTGGATGACATGTACCTGGGGCGCCGGCTGTACCTGGCCGGGTGGAAGAACCGCGTCGTCCACGCGCCCCTGCGCGTCGTCACGGGGCGCCTGGGGCTTACCGCCTTCCTGCGCATCTTCCGGCGGTGGATCCTCTTCTCGGAGGCGGGCATCCCCGGCTCCTTCGCGCGGCCCCACTGGGTGCGTGGCGCGGTGAGCTGGCTGTCGTGGGGCGCGCTGGCGACGTCGGTGGCGCGAAGGGCCTGGGGCCCGGCGCTCCTGGCGGCGGTGCCCATCGGCTTCTCCGTGTGGAGCCAGCTGCGGCTCCAGCGGGCCTGTCACGGGCCCCGGGTCGCGCCCCGGCACTACTGGGTGCCGGCGGTGCTGCCGCTGCTGGGGGCCGGCGTGGCGCTGTCCGCGCGGGTGTCTCGCGAGGTGGACTGGCGCGGCCGCGGCTACCGGTTGGATGCGAAGGCGCGCCTGGGTGAAGCCCAGCCGGCCCGGGCCAGCGTGTAGACGGGACGGCGGACGCGACGATGGAGCCAGCTCCCCACCTGTTCCACCGCGCTCGCCATGGTGCCTCGCAAGGGCGGTCCGGCGGAGCGCAACAGCGGCGCGGCGGACCGCAGGCTGCCCCCCGCTCCCTTCGGGGAGAGCATCGCGGCGAAGGCGTGGGCGACGACGCGCAGGTACTCGCGGGCCATCACCCGCATGCGGGGCTCCTCGGAGGACAGCAGGGCCATGGAGGCGCGCGCGCCGCCGGGGCTGTGCTCCCAGTAGTGCAGCAGGCCCATGCGCAGCGCGCGCATGCCCTCGTCCTGCCTGGCGAAGGCGCTGTAGAGCGCGGACGCGAGCGCGACGCGGGTGCGCTGCGCGGGCCGCCGCGCGTGCGCGTAGTGCTCCAGCGCGCGGGCGACGTGGCCCTGATGGCGGTCCAGCGACTCCTGGAGGGCGCGGGCGTCGTGGAAGCACGACGCCATGCCGCTGGCCGTGAGCGGGTGGCAGCACGCGGCGGCGTCGCCCACGAGCACGGCGCTCCCCATCCAGACGGTCTCCGCCAGCCAGTCGTCGTTGGAGGCCATGCGCACCGCGGGCCGCTCTTCCAGCGCCTGCCGGACGGCCTCCCTCAGCCGCGAGGGCAGGGCGAGCAGCAACTCCGGTTGTTCCTTCAGCGTCCGGGCCGTGCTGCCCAGCGGCAGGTCCACCATCACGCGCGCCACGCCGGGCTGGATGATGTACGCCAGCGCGTGCACGGCGCCGCCCACGAACTGGTGGCCGTGCTCGGGGTGGGTGAGGCAGTCGCTGTCCACGGTTACGCCCAGCATGGTGGACAGGCGCTGGTGGTGCTCGGCGATGCCCAGCATCCGCCGCACGGGCGACGCGCGTCCGTCCGCGGCCACCAGCAGCCGGGCGTGCACGGTGTGCTCGGTGC
The sequence above is drawn from the Corallococcus sp. NCRR genome and encodes:
- a CDS encoding FAD-dependent oxidoreductase, producing MGDTEVVIAGGGPAGCAVAAALSDLGWSVLLLDAGVDRHKQLAGELLHPPGVRDLRALGFGDVVNGWKAHPVRGFAVRFHAPARTLVLPYGRGLTGVSLEHAALTLPLQEAVSRRRGVTVRTRARVTAVEHNCERGVRLRYSHEGTEHTVHARLLVAADGRASPVRRMLGIAEHHQRLSTMLGVTVDSDCLTHPEHGHQFVGGAVHALAYIIQPGVARVMVDLPLGSTARTLKEQPELLLALPSRLREAVRQALEERPAVRMASNDDWLAETVWMGSAVLVGDAAACCHPLTASGMASCFHDARALQESLDRHQGHVARALEHYAHARRPAQRTRVALASALYSAFARQDEGMRALRMGLLHYWEHSPGGARASMALLSSEEPRMRVMAREYLRVVAHAFAAMLSPKGAGGSLRSAAPLLRSAGPPLRGTMASAVEQVGSWLHRRVRRPVYTLARAGWASPRRAFASNR